In Porites lutea chromosome 1, jaPorLute2.1, whole genome shotgun sequence, a single genomic region encodes these proteins:
- the LOC140945599 gene encoding tetratricopeptide repeat protein 17-like produces the protein MSGDYPYLTYLTLYLVTACLWKSDTLGATHWILNEREGVVRVSSNSDILKSDPVLSILTKTYPPKTGNSRKTNCDQCSKGRSHGLSPVVGAVGPTSLELFPAPQLTCGTPVNETFYDHLEGIANREYHPTFVEPDVALIFKKNDVEDIDLGLIESNLKGAIEESPNSVVVCNHIGNFWRIRGSTYHSIECFRRALYFSPNDADALLNLAKVLFNLNYVQDAAYLARRSLEMQPSEHNCWLQHFTLGEILRAAGDLEEAGIHFRHALDLNPAFELAEVHLREIGSPSTSPTNTYTFLIIGLLVVVVLATVYFMTLTSESRGMKSSRMSLWVEGKRPKKRPVS, from the exons ATGAGCGGGGATTATCCCTATTTGACATACCTGACCCTTTATCTTGTTACTGCTTGCCTATGGAAGTCAGACACCTTGGGAGCGACGCATTGGATTTTAAACGAAAGAGAAGGAGTCGTACGGGTTAGCAGTAACTCCGATATACTGAAGTCTGATCCAGTTCTATCCATTCTGACGAAGACGTACCCTCCTAAGACGGGAAACAGTAGAAAAACAAACTGTGACCAGTGTAGCAAGGGCAGATCCCATGGACTGAG CCCTGTAGTGGGTGCAGTTGGTCCAACATCATTAGAACTATTTCCAGCACCACAGTTAACTTGTGGTACCCCAGTGAATGAGACATTCTATGATCACTTGGAAGGTATAGCAAACCGTGAGTACCATCCAACTTTTGTCGAGCCAGATGTAGCTTTGATTTTTAAGAAGAATGATGTTGAAGATATTGATCTGGGACTTATTGAGTCAAACTTAAAAGGAGCTATTGAAGAG AGTCCAAACTCAGTGGTGGTATGTAATCACATTGGAAATTTCTGGAGAATAAGAGGAAGTACTTATCACTCCATAGAGTGTTTCAGAAGAGCTTTGTACTTCTCCCCGAATGATGCAGATGCCCTTCTTAATCTTGCAAaggttttatttaatttaaactaTGTACAGGATGCTGCCTACTTAGCACGAAGATCTTTAGAAATGCAGCCATCTGAACACAACTGTTGGTTGCAGCATTTCACACTTGGTGAAATATTGAGAGCTGCTGGAGATCTAGAAGAAGCTGGCATCCATTTTAGACATGCTCTTGACCTGAATCCAGCATTTGAACTGGCAGAGGTGCATCTTCGTGAGATTGGATCACCATCAACTTCACCCACAAATACATATACTTTCTTAATCATTGGTTTACTGGTTGTCGTTGTCTTGGCCACTGTCTACTTTATGACATTGACAAGCGAAAGTCGTGGAATGAAAAGTAGTCGAATGTCACTTTGGGTTGaaggaaaaaggccaaaaaagagaCCAGTATCATGA